The Citrifermentans bemidjiense Bem genome window below encodes:
- the flgF gene encoding flagellar basal-body rod protein FlgF → MNSGIYAALSGNLSAQRRLDVISNNLANSNTSGFKADQIQFESVLANVKNPTQQAPVFSNDRYSTDYSPGAMQRTENALDVALDGDGFFVVNTPQGPAYTRQGNFFRSQAGRLVNADGFEVQGSGGSIAIGGGKVEIAGNGEVVVNGATVGTLSKVDFPKPYQLTKIGGGLFVPANPQAAPAPTQASVKQGYLESSNVKVVVEMARMIEASRYFETCAKAVKSYDDMTAKAVNELGKV, encoded by the coding sequence ATGAACAGCGGCATATATGCGGCCCTTTCCGGGAACCTGTCGGCGCAGCGGCGCCTGGACGTGATCTCCAACAACCTGGCCAACTCCAACACCTCCGGCTTCAAGGCGGACCAGATCCAGTTCGAAAGCGTGCTGGCCAATGTCAAAAATCCGACACAGCAGGCGCCAGTTTTCAGTAACGACCGCTACTCCACCGACTACTCCCCGGGTGCCATGCAAAGGACTGAGAACGCCCTGGACGTGGCGCTCGACGGGGACGGCTTCTTCGTGGTCAACACCCCCCAGGGCCCGGCCTACACCAGGCAGGGGAACTTCTTCCGCAGCCAGGCCGGGCGCCTCGTGAACGCCGACGGCTTCGAGGTGCAGGGAAGCGGCGGCTCCATCGCCATCGGCGGCGGCAAAGTCGAGATCGCGGGGAACGGCGAGGTAGTGGTGAACGGCGCGACCGTGGGCACCCTCTCCAAGGTGGACTTCCCCAAGCCCTACCAGCTGACCAAGATCGGCGGCGGCCTCTTCGTGCCGGCCAACCCGCAGGCGGCGCCGGCCCCGACTCAAGCCTCGGTGAAGCAAGGGTACCTGGAAAGCTCCAACGTCAAGGTGGTGGTGGAGATGGCGCGCATGATCGAGGCGAGCCGCTACTTCGAGACCTGCGCCAAGGCGGTGAAAAGCTACGACGACATGACCGCCAAAGCGGTGAACGAACTGGGCAAGGTGTAG
- the flgA gene encoding flagellar basal body P-ring formation chaperone FlgA, whose protein sequence is MRLLKAMRLLAAAASLCLCAPAFAATAPAPQAAQNVVTEATVRAAISDYLMQKAAPLAAQVTVKKIGFNGDLKLPAGRVSFEVVAPERWEGYGNASVALVVRVDDQVKRNQTVQVEVEALADMVVAARTLERGEVLLASDLSVAKRDLSLARGGYLKEPDEAAGLRVKATMRANTPVRKDNLEKVPVVKSGQMVTILAENDVVKVTASGRAKGAGAPGDVITVQNLSSQKEIAARVVDAATVKVDF, encoded by the coding sequence ATGCGTCTTTTGAAAGCGATGCGGCTTTTGGCCGCGGCCGCCTCCCTTTGCCTTTGCGCTCCCGCTTTTGCGGCGACAGCTCCGGCTCCCCAGGCCGCGCAAAACGTGGTCACCGAAGCGACGGTGCGCGCGGCCATCAGCGACTACCTGATGCAGAAAGCGGCCCCCCTGGCCGCCCAGGTCACGGTGAAGAAGATCGGGTTCAACGGCGATCTCAAGCTTCCCGCCGGGCGGGTGAGCTTCGAGGTAGTGGCTCCAGAGCGCTGGGAAGGGTACGGCAACGCGTCGGTCGCCCTGGTGGTGCGGGTGGACGACCAGGTGAAGCGCAACCAGACGGTGCAGGTCGAGGTCGAGGCGCTGGCCGATATGGTGGTTGCGGCGAGGACCCTGGAGCGGGGCGAGGTGCTCTTAGCTTCGGACCTCTCGGTCGCCAAAAGGGACCTAAGCCTTGCGCGCGGCGGATACCTGAAGGAACCGGACGAGGCGGCAGGGCTCAGGGTGAAAGCGACCATGCGGGCCAATACCCCGGTCCGAAAAGACAATCTGGAAAAAGTGCCGGTGGTGAAGAGCGGGCAGATGGTCACCATCCTGGCGGAGAACGACGTGGTCAAGGTAACGGCGAGCGGCCGGGCCAAGGGGGCGGGAGCCCCGGGCGACGTCATCACGGTGCAGAACCTCTCCTCGCAAAAGGAGATCGCGGCGCGGGTGGTAGACGCGGCGACGGTAAAGGTGGACTTTTAG
- a CDS encoding glycosyltransferase family 4 protein, with amino-acid sequence MKVSMPAGAMHGWGIAGSYLEREISKLPVIEGVTLHCMTNTLAPLRPENWDSINIGYCFFEDSIEILNFTRNAARKWDFIVAGSKWCEYQLRIGGVKNTCTILQGIDPTNFHPVPYPANDRFVVFSGGKFELRKGQDLVIAAMKVMMQRHRDVFLSCSWTNQWPFSLATMKSSPYITYQHDEEDFLDLPGRCVLDNGLDPARVAVHPLVNNTLMREIFAGSHVGLFPNRCEGGNNMVMCEYMACGRSVIASDTSGHADVINSDIAYPLTRYRPMVVATQGVQTGVWEEPQVEEIIELLELAYLNRGELPDKGALAAREMEKLSWSAAARQFHYIATRLANQAELARMQLDAC; translated from the coding sequence ATGAAAGTATCGATGCCTGCCGGGGCGATGCACGGGTGGGGGATCGCCGGCAGCTACCTGGAGCGCGAGATCTCCAAACTCCCCGTCATCGAGGGGGTGACGCTGCACTGCATGACCAACACCCTGGCGCCGCTGCGCCCGGAGAACTGGGACTCAATCAACATCGGCTACTGCTTCTTCGAGGACAGCATCGAGATCCTCAACTTCACCCGGAACGCCGCGCGCAAATGGGACTTCATCGTCGCAGGCTCCAAGTGGTGCGAGTACCAGCTGAGGATCGGCGGGGTGAAAAACACCTGCACCATCCTTCAGGGTATCGACCCCACCAACTTCCACCCGGTCCCCTACCCGGCGAACGACCGCTTCGTGGTTTTCTCGGGGGGGAAATTCGAACTCCGCAAGGGGCAGGACCTGGTGATCGCCGCCATGAAGGTGATGATGCAGCGGCACCGCGACGTCTTCCTCTCCTGCAGTTGGACCAACCAGTGGCCCTTTTCGCTCGCCACCATGAAGTCATCCCCCTACATAACCTACCAGCATGACGAGGAGGACTTCCTCGACCTGCCGGGTAGATGCGTACTCGACAACGGGCTGGACCCGGCCCGGGTGGCGGTGCATCCCCTGGTGAACAACACACTCATGCGGGAAATCTTCGCCGGGAGCCACGTCGGCCTCTTCCCCAACCGCTGCGAAGGGGGTAACAACATGGTGATGTGCGAATACATGGCCTGCGGCAGGAGCGTCATCGCCTCGGATACCAGCGGCCACGCCGACGTGATCAACTCCGACATCGCCTACCCCCTAACCCGCTACCGCCCCATGGTGGTGGCGACCCAGGGGGTGCAGACCGGGGTCTGGGAGGAGCCGCAGGTGGAAGAGATCATAGAGCTCCTGGAACTCGCCTACCTAAACCGCGGCGAGCTTCCCGACAAGGGTGCGCTGGCGGCCCGGGAGATGGAGAAGCTCAGTTGGAGCGCCGCGGCCCGTCAGTTCCACTACATCGCTACCAGACTCGCCAACCAGGCGGAGCTCGCCAGGATGCAGCTGGATGCCTGCTGA
- a CDS encoding flagellar protein FlgN — protein sequence MEPRIAELIAALCDKGVLMDQLQGLLREEQECMISLDMARMEENQQDIAAGMQRMARLSTRCQEMIATIGTELGIPGNKTLTPIIEKLAEPEKLALKDAQQSIVSNAQAFNGALALHQRLIEDSLNLVGRSVNFFNRLFNPGNTYGMAGALVNGRGSSGFVSKEI from the coding sequence ATGGAGCCAAGGATAGCCGAACTGATTGCCGCCCTTTGCGATAAGGGTGTGCTCATGGACCAGTTGCAGGGGTTGTTGCGTGAGGAGCAGGAGTGCATGATCTCGCTGGACATGGCGAGGATGGAGGAAAACCAGCAGGATATCGCCGCGGGGATGCAGCGCATGGCGAGGCTCTCCACTCGGTGCCAGGAGATGATCGCCACCATCGGCACGGAGCTCGGTATCCCCGGCAACAAGACCCTCACCCCGATCATCGAGAAGCTGGCGGAACCCGAAAAACTCGCGCTGAAGGACGCGCAGCAGTCGATTGTCTCCAACGCCCAGGCCTTCAACGGGGCCCTGGCGCTGCACCAAAGGCTGATCGAGGACTCGCTGAACCTGGTGGGACGCTCGGTCAACTTCTTCAACCGCCTCTTCAATCCCGGGAACACCTACGGCATGGCGGGGGCCCTGGTGAACGGCCGCGGTTCCAGCGGCTTCGTGAGCAAGGAGATCTAG
- the flgK gene encoding flagellar hook-associated protein FlgK: MGIGTLFDIASSGVTAQRLAIEVTGENIANVNTDGYSRQQVIMENKPVTTANGFPLGTGVQIGAVQRTYDNMLQLQQVNGNSSYQENLAKQTALEQIQPSFNELTSDGLGKALTNFFGAWQDLTTNASGSAERQALITRSQILVDSFHQMDFTLSNVASTADSNLVGITAEATDNARNLALVNTQILATGSVGGNANELLDQRDLLLRKLSQQVSITSTINADGTASVTLPGGGQIVNSTRYATLYTNATGAPAANDIMLSALGNPPPANVPATDTLVATVGGGATVGGKLGGTMQVRDGIVPGYLARLNEMANQLVTRTNTLHSAGYALDGTTGNNFFNPAGLTAGSIALDGALTGTKVAAALPVVPTDPIPTSSGNNLNALQFVALGNQSVPFTTGNASFVNNYNSLVSQVGVDTEGTQNVASQGASFLKQLSALRSSNSEVSLDEELTNLTKYQRAFQGSAKVISAATDMLDTVLGMVR; the protein is encoded by the coding sequence ATGGGCATCGGGACACTCTTCGACATAGCCTCCTCCGGCGTCACCGCGCAGCGCCTCGCCATCGAGGTGACCGGCGAGAACATCGCCAACGTGAACACCGATGGGTACTCGCGGCAGCAGGTGATCATGGAGAACAAGCCGGTCACCACCGCCAACGGCTTCCCCCTGGGGACCGGCGTGCAGATAGGCGCCGTGCAGCGGACCTACGACAACATGCTGCAACTGCAGCAGGTGAACGGCAACAGCAGCTATCAGGAAAACCTCGCCAAGCAGACGGCGCTGGAGCAGATCCAGCCCTCCTTCAACGAGCTGACCTCGGACGGTCTCGGCAAGGCGCTGACGAACTTCTTCGGCGCCTGGCAGGACCTGACCACCAACGCCTCCGGCTCCGCAGAGCGGCAGGCGCTCATCACCAGGTCGCAGATCCTCGTGGACTCCTTCCACCAGATGGATTTCACCCTGAGCAATGTGGCGAGCACCGCGGACAGCAACCTGGTAGGGATCACCGCCGAGGCGACCGACAACGCGAGGAACCTCGCCCTGGTCAACACGCAGATCCTAGCCACCGGCTCGGTGGGAGGCAACGCCAACGAACTGTTGGACCAGCGGGATCTCCTCTTAAGAAAGCTCTCCCAGCAGGTCTCGATCACCTCCACCATCAACGCCGACGGCACCGCCTCGGTGACGCTTCCCGGGGGGGGGCAGATCGTCAATAGCACCAGGTACGCGACCCTCTACACCAACGCTACCGGCGCCCCGGCCGCCAACGACATCATGCTTTCGGCTCTGGGAAACCCTCCCCCCGCCAACGTCCCTGCCACCGACACCCTGGTCGCCACCGTCGGCGGCGGGGCCACCGTGGGCGGGAAGCTGGGAGGGACCATGCAGGTTCGGGACGGCATCGTCCCGGGCTACCTGGCCCGGTTGAACGAGATGGCGAACCAGCTGGTGACCCGGACCAACACGCTGCATTCGGCAGGTTACGCGCTGGACGGCACCACCGGGAACAACTTCTTCAATCCGGCCGGCTTGACCGCCGGGAGCATCGCGCTCGACGGGGCGCTCACCGGGACCAAGGTGGCCGCGGCCTTACCGGTTGTTCCCACCGACCCGATACCGACCAGCAGCGGCAACAACCTGAACGCGCTTCAATTCGTCGCACTCGGGAACCAAAGCGTTCCCTTCACCACCGGCAACGCGAGCTTCGTCAACAACTACAACTCGCTGGTGTCGCAGGTGGGGGTGGACACCGAGGGGACGCAGAACGTCGCCAGCCAGGGGGCGAGCTTCCTGAAGCAGCTGAGCGCGCTCAGGTCCTCCAACTCCGAGGTGTCGTTGGACGAGGAGCTCACCAATCTGACCAAGTACCAGCGGGCCTTCCAGGGCTCCGCCAAGGTCATCAGCGCCGCCACGGATATGCTGGACACCGTCCTCGGCATGGTGCGATAG
- a CDS encoding flagellar motor protein, producing MDLSTIIGILLGIGAVFGGAALEGLHMSALMQPTAAIIVLGGTAAATIVSYPLPTLLTALKDLKKVFMPPNEDPEGVIKNIINYAAKARRNGLISLEQEAQTVKDSFTKKGISLVVDGIDPQKLRETMEIELGSFEAHAKGSAEVFESAGGFAPTIGIIGAVLGLIHVMSNLSDPSKLGGGIAVAFVATIYGLMTANIFCIPFGTKLKHRLKEELLQKEMVIEGLIAIQNGENPHFIEQKLRAYLHDGGEKKGK from the coding sequence ATGGATTTATCGACCATAATCGGAATATTGCTGGGGATCGGGGCCGTCTTCGGCGGAGCCGCCCTGGAAGGGCTGCACATGTCGGCCCTGATGCAGCCCACCGCCGCCATCATCGTCCTTGGGGGCACCGCCGCGGCCACCATCGTCAGCTATCCGTTACCGACGCTGCTCACCGCGCTGAAGGACCTGAAGAAGGTCTTCATGCCCCCGAACGAGGATCCGGAGGGGGTGATCAAGAACATCATCAACTACGCGGCCAAGGCGCGCAGAAACGGCCTCATCTCGCTGGAGCAAGAGGCCCAGACGGTGAAGGACTCCTTCACCAAGAAAGGGATCTCGCTCGTGGTCGACGGCATCGACCCGCAGAAGCTGCGCGAGACCATGGAGATAGAGCTCGGCTCCTTCGAGGCGCACGCCAAGGGGAGCGCCGAGGTCTTCGAGTCCGCAGGCGGCTTCGCCCCCACCATCGGCATCATCGGCGCGGTACTCGGCTTGATCCACGTCATGAGCAACCTTTCCGACCCCTCCAAGCTGGGGGGAGGGATCGCGGTCGCCTTCGTCGCCACCATCTACGGCCTGATGACCGCCAACATCTTCTGCATCCCCTTCGGCACCAAGCTGAAGCACCGCCTGAAGGAGGAGCTTCTGCAGAAGGAGATGGTGATCGAGGGGCTGATAGCCATCCAAAACGGCGAGAACCCCCACTTCATCGAGCAGAAGCTGCGGGCCTACCTGCACGATGGCGGCGAGAAGAAGGGGAAGTAA
- a CDS encoding flagellin N-terminal helical domain-containing protein — MRVTPGMTAENALYNLQKGRSSIDTLQEQVASGLNINKPSDDPLSSRQLLDLQEQINAGEQYSSNITKAGLLLNVTSTALTSMSGLLQQVKKIAGDMVSGTQDPTSVSGAVTNLTQLKSQLIDMGNTRVGDQYVFAGFKNSPPFDNLGNFSGTDDLVNVEIAPGSNVATNVSGGKLLLGGTPPAAVGSGATAGTSPVNILGTIDALILAINGNNKAGIADGVKNAAAAAQQVSTAISDVAGRQVRLDNMKTMIGNNQNTLKNIYGDIQNVDYAKIGVLLSQKTTAFNAALSATAKLSQLSLLDYMK, encoded by the coding sequence ATGAGAGTAACCCCGGGTATGACCGCAGAAAACGCCCTCTACAACCTGCAGAAAGGGCGCTCCAGCATCGACACACTCCAGGAACAGGTCGCCTCCGGCCTCAACATCAACAAGCCGAGCGACGACCCGCTCTCCTCGCGCCAGCTCCTCGACCTGCAGGAGCAGATAAACGCCGGGGAGCAGTACAGCTCCAACATCACCAAGGCGGGCCTCCTGCTGAACGTCACCAGCACGGCGCTCACCAGCATGTCAGGGTTGCTGCAGCAGGTGAAGAAGATCGCCGGCGACATGGTGAGCGGCACGCAGGATCCCACCAGCGTAAGCGGCGCGGTGACGAACCTCACCCAGCTCAAGAGCCAGCTGATCGACATGGGGAACACCCGGGTCGGCGACCAGTACGTCTTCGCCGGCTTCAAGAACAGTCCCCCCTTCGACAACTTGGGGAACTTCAGCGGCACCGACGACCTCGTGAACGTAGAGATCGCGCCGGGGAGCAACGTGGCGACCAACGTCTCCGGGGGGAAACTGCTTCTGGGGGGGACGCCGCCTGCGGCGGTAGGTAGCGGCGCCACCGCGGGAACGAGCCCGGTGAACATCCTGGGGACCATAGACGCCCTGATCCTCGCCATCAACGGCAACAACAAGGCGGGGATCGCCGACGGCGTGAAGAACGCAGCTGCCGCCGCGCAGCAGGTCTCCACCGCGATCAGCGACGTGGCGGGGCGCCAGGTGCGGCTGGACAACATGAAGACCATGATCGGCAACAACCAGAACACGCTGAAAAACATCTACGGCGATATCCAGAACGTCGACTATGCGAAGATCGGGGTGCTCCTCTCCCAGAAGACCACCGCCTTCAACGCGGCGCTCTCGGCGACGGCAAAGCTTTCCCAGCTCTCGCTTTTGGACTACATGAAATAG
- a CDS encoding flagellar FlbD family protein, which yields MIKVTTRDGSEMYLNPDLIEIIMETPDTHITLSNGNRYLVLEPAKVVIGRIANFKAHILRRAASSVAKGYLRRRDAERYHPSCSL from the coding sequence ATGATCAAGGTGACTACGCGCGACGGCAGCGAGATGTACCTGAACCCGGACCTGATCGAGATCATCATGGAGACTCCGGACACCCACATCACGCTCTCCAACGGGAACCGGTACCTGGTCCTGGAGCCGGCGAAGGTGGTGATCGGGCGCATCGCCAATTTCAAGGCGCACATTCTCCGCCGGGCCGCGTCGAGCGTCGCCAAGGGGTACCTTCGCCGCAGGGACGCGGAACGGTATCATCCGAGTTGCAGCCTGTAG
- a CDS encoding rod-binding protein: MEITAVPQHALPVEDPRGRRPEKTGNGGGETPAQVKKVAREFEAMFVSMMLKSMRETVGKDTMTGGGRGEETFRSLLDQEYANAAVAGGGIGLAQTLERELSRSTQGSKPVPVKGVPDAD, encoded by the coding sequence ATGGAGATCACGGCTGTTCCGCAGCATGCCCTCCCGGTCGAGGACCCCAGGGGGAGGCGCCCCGAAAAAACGGGAAACGGCGGGGGAGAGACCCCGGCCCAGGTCAAGAAGGTGGCCCGCGAGTTCGAGGCGATGTTCGTCTCGATGATGCTCAAGTCGATGCGGGAGACGGTCGGCAAGGACACCATGACCGGCGGCGGGCGCGGCGAGGAGACCTTCCGCTCGCTTTTGGACCAGGAGTACGCGAACGCCGCGGTCGCAGGCGGTGGCATCGGCCTGGCGCAGACCCTGGAGAGGGAGCTCTCCCGCAGCACGCAGGGATCGAAACCGGTTCCCGTGAAGGGGGTGCCCGATGCGGATTGA
- the flgM gene encoding flagellar biosynthesis anti-sigma factor FlgM, whose translation MRIEGSAYVVDISRSQALKKNEAAAPQQVQGARPAARVLSFDRVELSPQVREMQKLKGEMESLPEVRLDRVALAKQQVQNGGYRVEPTLLAQKMMDAYKTR comes from the coding sequence ATGCGGATTGAAGGAAGCGCATACGTCGTCGACATCTCCCGGTCCCAGGCGCTCAAGAAGAACGAAGCCGCCGCGCCCCAACAGGTGCAGGGGGCGCGCCCGGCGGCACGGGTGCTCAGCTTCGACCGCGTGGAACTCTCTCCTCAGGTGCGGGAGATGCAAAAGCTCAAGGGCGAGATGGAGTCGCTTCCCGAGGTCAGGCTGGACCGGGTGGCGCTCGCGAAGCAGCAGGTGCAAAACGGCGGCTACCGCGTGGAGCCGACGCTTTTAGCGCAAAAGATGATGGACGCGTACAAGACGCGTTAA
- a CDS encoding flagellar motor protein MotB: protein MARKQKGHEKEPNHERWLVSYADFITLLFAVFVTLYAMSQTDKKKAEEVLQSMRESFGYSSTSAGAKPTVIDTGSMSVIPSMHRLTQAPQRGKSRGGEKDFRATKAAIEAYLLKVGAQAKVSVSVTPRGLVVSLKEAGFFDSGSATLKQDSYALLKDVVSSLSSYSNGIRVEGHTDNMPISSASFPSNWELSTARATNVLQYLTKQTDFDPYRISAAGYGEYRPVADNSDAEGRGKNRRVDIVLLSEQSERSEP, encoded by the coding sequence ATGGCCAGGAAACAGAAAGGGCACGAAAAGGAGCCGAATCACGAGCGCTGGCTGGTTTCTTATGCCGACTTCATCACCCTTTTGTTCGCCGTCTTCGTCACGCTCTACGCCATGAGCCAGACGGACAAGAAGAAGGCGGAAGAGGTGCTGCAGTCGATGCGGGAATCGTTCGGCTACAGCAGCACCTCGGCCGGGGCGAAGCCGACCGTGATCGACACCGGTTCCATGAGCGTAATTCCTTCGATGCACCGTTTGACCCAGGCCCCGCAGCGCGGGAAGAGCAGGGGAGGGGAGAAGGATTTCCGGGCCACCAAGGCCGCCATCGAGGCATATCTTCTGAAGGTGGGGGCGCAGGCGAAGGTAAGCGTTTCCGTCACCCCGCGCGGGTTGGTGGTGAGCCTCAAGGAAGCGGGTTTCTTCGATTCCGGCAGCGCCACGCTCAAGCAGGACTCCTACGCCCTGTTGAAGGACGTGGTCAGTTCGCTCTCCAGCTATTCCAACGGGATTCGGGTCGAGGGGCATACCGACAACATGCCGATCAGTTCCGCCTCCTTCCCTTCCAACTGGGAGCTCTCCACCGCGCGCGCCACCAACGTGCTGCAGTACCTGACCAAGCAGACCGACTTCGATCCCTACAGGATATCCGCGGCCGGTTACGGCGAATACCGACCGGTAGCCGACAACAGCGATGCCGAAGGGCGCGGCAAGAACCGCCGGGTAGACATCGTGCTTCTCTCCGAGCAGAGCGAGCGCAGCGAGCCGTAA
- a CDS encoding flagellar basal body P-ring protein FlgI encodes MLLLLVLLLLPQVVFGARIKDIAAFDGVRENQLIGYGLVVGLNGSGDSDQTKFPVQSLVGALERMGITVNRNDITVKNIAAVMVTAQLPPFAKQGNRLDVLVSSMGDAKSLAGGTLMMAPLKGADNQVYAVAQGAVLTNSFSYGGQAASAMKNHPTAGTVPGGALIEREIPNVLANRSQLKLNLHQSDFTTASRVAAAINERFQGQVATLTDPGSVQIAVPSEYQNRVVEFIANLERLEVNPDVLARVVMNERTGTIVMGENVRISTVAVSHGNLTVVVKETPKVSQPRALAQGTTTVVPRTDLRVAEEKVNLSMVREGANLGEVVRALNTLGVTPRDLLGIMQAIKAAGALNAELSVM; translated from the coding sequence ATGTTACTGCTGCTGGTCCTTTTGCTGCTGCCGCAGGTAGTCTTCGGCGCGCGCATCAAGGACATCGCGGCGTTCGACGGCGTCAGGGAAAACCAGCTGATCGGCTACGGCCTCGTGGTCGGCCTGAACGGTTCCGGCGACTCGGACCAGACCAAGTTCCCGGTGCAGTCGCTGGTCGGCGCACTGGAGCGGATGGGGATCACCGTGAACCGCAACGACATCACCGTGAAAAATATCGCGGCGGTCATGGTCACGGCCCAGCTCCCCCCCTTCGCCAAGCAGGGCAACCGGCTCGACGTCCTGGTCTCCTCCATGGGTGACGCCAAGAGCCTCGCCGGCGGGACCTTGATGATGGCCCCACTGAAGGGTGCGGACAACCAGGTCTACGCCGTGGCGCAGGGTGCGGTCCTGACCAACTCCTTCTCCTACGGCGGGCAGGCGGCGAGCGCCATGAAGAACCACCCGACCGCGGGGACGGTACCGGGGGGGGCGCTCATCGAGCGCGAGATCCCGAACGTTTTGGCCAACCGCAGCCAACTGAAGCTCAACCTGCACCAGTCCGACTTCACCACCGCCTCACGGGTGGCTGCCGCCATCAACGAGCGCTTCCAGGGGCAGGTGGCGACACTCACCGACCCGGGGAGCGTGCAGATCGCGGTACCGTCCGAGTACCAGAACCGGGTGGTCGAATTCATCGCCAACCTGGAGCGGCTCGAAGTGAACCCCGACGTCCTGGCGCGGGTGGTGATGAACGAGCGGACCGGCACCATCGTCATGGGTGAGAACGTCCGCATCTCGACCGTGGCGGTATCGCACGGCAACCTCACCGTCGTGGTCAAGGAGACCCCCAAGGTCTCCCAGCCCAGGGCGCTGGCCCAGGGGACCACCACGGTGGTGCCGAGGACGGACCTGAGGGTGGCCGAGGAGAAGGTGAACCTCTCCATGGTCAGGGAGGGGGCCAACCTGGGAGAGGTGGTGCGCGCCCTGAACACCCTGGGGGTAACGCCTAGGGACCTGCTCGGCATCATGCAGGCGATCAAGGCCGCAGGCGCCCTGAACGCCGAGCTGAGCGTGATGTAG
- the flgG gene encoding flagellar basal-body rod protein FlgG produces MIRALWTAASGMQAQQLNIDVVANNLANAATTGFKKSRADFQDLMYQTEKTTGAPATNATTIPTGIQVGLGVRPGAVTKVFTTGNIIATGNELDLAIQGDGFLQVQQSDGSTAYTRAGAFKRDGQGRVVTSDGQPVIPEVLIPSNATRVTVGTDGTVSVQQAGQTAATTVGTLQLASFSNPAGLNAIGKNLFLPTDSSGAATTGTAGQNGLGTIEQGFLENSNVSIMEEMVSMIVGQRAYEINSKAIQASDEMLQQAAGLKR; encoded by the coding sequence ATGATCAGGGCCCTTTGGACCGCAGCATCCGGGATGCAGGCACAGCAGCTCAACATAGACGTGGTAGCCAACAACCTCGCCAACGCCGCCACCACCGGCTTCAAGAAGAGCCGCGCCGACTTCCAGGATCTCATGTACCAGACCGAGAAGACCACCGGCGCTCCCGCCACCAACGCGACCACCATCCCGACCGGGATCCAGGTGGGGCTCGGGGTGAGGCCGGGTGCGGTGACCAAGGTCTTCACCACGGGCAACATCATCGCCACCGGCAACGAGCTCGACCTCGCCATCCAGGGGGACGGCTTCCTGCAGGTGCAGCAGTCCGACGGCTCGACCGCCTATACCCGAGCCGGTGCGTTCAAGCGCGACGGGCAGGGGAGGGTGGTCACCTCGGACGGCCAGCCGGTTATCCCGGAGGTACTGATCCCCAGTAACGCCACCCGCGTCACCGTCGGGACCGACGGTACCGTATCGGTGCAGCAGGCGGGGCAGACGGCGGCGACCACGGTAGGGACGCTGCAGCTCGCCTCCTTCTCCAACCCCGCAGGCCTTAACGCCATCGGCAAGAACCTCTTCCTCCCGACCGACTCCTCCGGGGCCGCCACCACCGGGACCGCCGGGCAGAACGGCCTGGGGACCATCGAGCAGGGGTTCCTCGAGAACAGCAACGTGAGCATCATGGAAGAGATGGTCAGCATGATCGTCGGGCAAAGGGCCTACGAGATCAACTCCAAGGCGATCCAGGCCTCCGACGAGATGCTGCAGCAGGCAGCGGGCCTGAAGAGGTAA
- a CDS encoding flagellar basal body L-ring protein FlgH: MWKKNKAQIKAAALGLPLLLLAACAHQSAEVQTPTFDQQIPAPQVSYASGSLWQASSTGLAEDMKARRRGDIITVVISENASASKKASTGTSRGSSISAGIPKLLGLETTAIKNWADLSDLLNASFSSKFDGSGSTSRQETLQATISAKVVDVIPNGNLLIEGRRNVKVNNEDQIIILTGTVRGRDVSADNTISSALIADAKIAYSGKGIISDRQKPGWLLNALDKIWPF, from the coding sequence ATGTGGAAGAAAAATAAAGCGCAAATAAAGGCGGCGGCCCTGGGGCTGCCGCTATTGCTGCTTGCGGCGTGCGCGCACCAGAGCGCGGAGGTGCAGACCCCGACCTTCGACCAGCAGATACCGGCGCCCCAGGTAAGCTACGCCTCGGGCTCCTTGTGGCAGGCCTCCTCGACGGGGCTCGCCGAGGACATGAAGGCGCGCCGGCGCGGCGACATCATCACCGTGGTCATCTCCGAGAACGCGAGCGCCAGCAAGAAGGCCTCCACCGGGACCAGCCGGGGCTCCTCGATCAGCGCGGGTATCCCGAAGCTCCTGGGGCTGGAAACGACCGCGATCAAGAACTGGGCCGACCTCTCGGACCTCTTGAACGCAAGCTTCAGCTCCAAGTTCGACGGCAGCGGTTCCACCTCGCGGCAGGAGACGCTGCAGGCGACCATCTCGGCCAAGGTGGTCGACGTGATCCCCAACGGCAACCTCCTCATCGAGGGGAGGCGCAACGTCAAGGTGAACAACGAGGACCAGATCATCATTTTGACCGGTACGGTGCGCGGGCGCGACGTCAGCGCCGACAACACCATCAGCTCGGCTCTCATCGCCGATGCGAAGATCGCCTACTCCGGCAAGGGGATCATCAGCGACAGGCAAAAGCCGGGGTGGCTTCTCAACGCGCTGGACAAGATATGGCCGTTCTAG